The proteins below come from a single Necator americanus strain Aroian chromosome V, whole genome shotgun sequence genomic window:
- a CDS encoding hypothetical protein (NECATOR_CHRV.G20003.T2) — translation MFVIETKEVRLLAIKNNTPDITHGLKRVMYNASDDDIRKNAAVMCNIYIYLGFISAVCNIVNIITMMSNTGLRERCTYLIAFNICELFNGGKQEGAASFNCFLLVKGITPRI, via the exons ATGTTCGTTATCGAAACGAAAGAAGTGAGATTGCTAGCAATCAAGAACAACACACCAGATATTACTCATGGATTG aaacgtGTCATGTACAACGCCTCTGATGATGATATAAGGAAGAATGCAGCTGTTATGTGTAATATCTATATTTACTTAG GTTTCATTTCGGCTGTTTGCAACATTGTCAACATAATAACAATGATGTCAAACACCGGTCTGAGGGAGAGATGTACCTACCTTATTGCCTTCAACATCTGCGAATTGTTCAATG gtggaaaacaAGAAGGTGCAGCCTCTTTTAATTGTTTCCTtctcgttaaaggcatcaccccacgaatctga
- a CDS encoding hypothetical protein (NECATOR_CHRV.G20004.T1), translating to MRDRLVISIKNNTIYCGDADENKVGGCAIAVRNDYKNLVEEFGSTSSRCAFLRLWDRRGRKLWIVSAHAPTETAEDNSKDAFYDELNALMSKIPSQQVVIDEPTWNRRKYEDGTRTAIRCARKMGLCSGAHVGQR from the coding sequence atgagagatcggctcgtcatcagcatcaaaaataacaccatatactgcggcgatgctgatgagaacaaagtaggtggctgcgcgatagctgtgaggaacgattacaagaacctggtggaggaatttggctcaacgtcgtctagatgcgcctttctacgactgtgggatcgcagaggacgtaaactctggatcgtaagtgctcacgcacctacggaaaccgctgaggacaacagtaaggacgccttctatgatgaactcaatgcgttgatgtctaaaataccaagccagcaggtggtcatcgACGAACCGACatggaatcgacgcaaatacgaagatgggactcgaacagcaatccgatgtgctaggaaaatgggactatgcagcggagcgcacgtcggacaacggtga
- a CDS encoding hypothetical protein (NECATOR_CHRV.G20004.T3) translates to MRDRLVISIKNNTIYCGDADENKVGGCAIAVRNDYKNLVEEFGSTSSRCAFLRLWDRRGRKLWIVSAHAPTETAEDNSKDAFYDELNALMSKIPSQQVVIDEPTWNRRKYEDGTRTAIRCARKMGLCSGAHVGQRSTTFCRGTIRFHKRNRGAPLQPKIDMAGLKDDECRRKFRQRVSIHVGVRTRKKLSDADSFTKCIQDAARETQKKFAFA, encoded by the exons atgagagatcggctcgtcatcagcatcaaaaataacaccatatactgcggcgatgctgatgagaacaaagtaggtggctgcgcgatagctgtgaggaacgattacaagaacctggtggaggaatttggctcaacgtcgtctagatgcgcctttctacgactgtgggatcgcagaggacgtaaactctggatcgtaagtgctcacgcacctacggaaaccgctgaggacaacagtaaggacgccttctatgatgaactcaatgcgttgatgtctaaaataccaagccagcaggtggtcatcgACGAACCGACatggaatcgacgcaaatacgaagatgggactcgaacagcaatccgatgtgctaggaaaatgggactatgcagcggagcgcacgtcggacaacg ctcgactacgttctgtcGAGGAACGATACgattccacaagagaaaccgaggagctcctcttcaaccgaaaatcgacatggcaggtctgaaagacgatgaatgcagaagaaaattccgccaacgtgtgtctattcatgttggagtacggaccaggaagaagcttagcgatgcggattccttcacaaagtgcattcaggacgctgcaagggaaacgcagaagaagtttgcctttgcatga
- a CDS encoding hypothetical protein (NECATOR_CHRV.G20004.T2) yields the protein MNAEENSANVCLFMLEYGPGRSLAMRIPSQSAFRTLQGKRRRSLPLHETKTQKQAASSTATRSNEWTSRAMEFEKAWENRDPRKAYALLKQYSGKMKRCSHVLNTANGVAVGEATLPIWREHFKTLLNRLAPSAPELEHVHRPIYAVNEEPPTESEILVCTQKMKNGKSGGDDGISAKMLKYLPPSGIREMTKIIRSIWINERIPDSWRHAIIIPLHKKLSAMDPRNYRGISLLRVMYKVLKRIILDRLIKHREETTRDEQAGFRPGRSTIDQVLNALRADGVPGKFVRMLDDMNQRTTAAVRTPAGCTTPFEVVTGVRQGAVVGPFLFKFAIDDIMRRTVDQCPAHIVLAPPGCLLTDLEYADYVVIFAKSSTKLQHVVNLVSKLAAAYGLRLRPDKCKQMWISSRPRTGIGVDGQPIELVDELCYLGCTLKNNGSYERDVQQRCVKATSAFNSLTKCLWSTPIKNEVKQRVYLSAIRPIIMYGSETWAAPSTVMERLDCTVGKLLRRLLGYFWPKVYHNEDLYAEIDVVYRRMTRGRHQHLAPPSKVARVNRLCFFGHILRDRQIALFNEF from the exons atgaatgcagaagaaaattccgccaacgtgtgtctattcatgttggagtacggaccaggaagaagcttagcgatgcggattccttcacaaagtgcattcaggacgctgcaagggaaacgcagaagaagtttgcctttgcatgaaacaaaaacccag aagcaagctgcgtcgtcaactgcaacacgCAGTaacgaatggacgtcaagagcgatggagtttgagaaggcgtgggagaaCAGggacccgcggaaagcctacgctctactaaaacagtatagcggcaaaatgaaaagatgttcccatgtcctcaacactgctaatggagtagctgtcggtgaagcaacccttccaatttggagggaacacttcaaaaccttgctgaaccggctagcaccgtcagctcctgaactcgaacacgttcatagaccgatatatgcggttaacgaggagccaccgactgAGTCGGAGATCCTGGTCTGTactcagaaaatgaagaatggaaaatctggtggagacgacgggattagcgcaaaaatgctaaaatatcttcctccgtctgggattcgtgagatgacaaagatcatccgttcaatatggataaacgaaaggatacctgattcgtggagacacgctatcataattcctctccacaagaagttatcagCAATggacccaaggaattatcgaggaatctctttgctgcgtgttatgtacaaggtattaaagcgcattatcctggaccgactcattaaacatcgcgaagaaacaacgcgcgacgagcaagctggctttcgtcctggccgatctacgattgaccaggt actcaacgcgcttcgcgccgatggagtaccaggaaagttcgttcgcatgcttgatgacatgaatcaacgaacaactgctgcagttcgaacaccagccggatgtacaacaccgtttgaagtggtaactggagtaagacaaggggcggtggtaggacccttcctgttcaaattcgccatcgacgacattatgcgaagaacagtcgaccagtgtcctgcccacattgtcttagcaccaccAGGGTGCctcttgactgacctcgaatACGCCGActatgttgttatattcgcgaaaagcagtacgaaacttcagcatgttgtcaaccttgtatcgaagctggctgcagcctatggactacgtctacgccctgataaatgcaagcagatgtggatctcttcgagacctcgaacgggaatcggggtggacggacaaccgatagaactcgtcgatgagctCTGTTACTTGGGCTGTAcgttgaagaacaacggcagctacgagagagatgttcagcaaagatgcgttaAGGctacttctgcatttaactccttaacgaaatgcctgtggtccaCCCCCATCAAAAACGAAGTCAAGcagcgagtctacctatccgcaattcgccccatcataatgtacggatcggagacttgggcagcaccatcaacagTTATGGaaaggcttgactgcacggtaGGAAAgttgcttagacggctacttggctacttttggcctaagGTAtaccacaatgaagatctttacgcagaaattgatgtggtataccggcggatgacacgtggaagacatcagCATCTTGCAccaccatcgaaagtggctagagtaaatcgtctttgcttctttggtcatatattaagggaCCGACAGATCGCCTtattcaacgagttctga
- a CDS encoding hypothetical protein (NECATOR_CHRV.G20004.T4) — MEFEKAWENRDPRKAYALLKQYSGKMKRCSHVLNTANGVAVGEATLPIWREHFKTLLNRLAPSAPELEHVHRPIYAVNEEPPTESEILVCTQKMKNGKSGGDDGISAKMLKYLPPSGIREMTKIIRSIWINERIPDSWRHAIIIPLHKKLSAMDPRNYRGISLLRVMYKVLKRIILDRLIKHREETTRDEQAGFRPGRSTIDQVFIVRRVIEIRQRLNALRADGVPGKFVRMLDDMNQRTTAAVRTPAGCTTPFEVVTGVRQGAVVGPFLFKFAIDDIMRRTVDQCPAHIVLAPPGCLLTDLEYADYVVIFAKSSTKLQHVVNLVSKLAAAYGLRLRPDKCKQMWISSRPRTGIGVDGQPIELVDELCYLGCTLKNNGSYERDVQQRCVKATSAFNSLTKCLWSTPIKNEVKQRVYLSAIRPIIMYGSETWAAPSTVMERLDCTVGKLLRRLLGYFWPKVYHNEDLYAEIDVVYRRMTRGRHQHLAPPSKVARVNRLCFFGHILRDRQIALFNEF; from the exons atggagtttgagaaggcgtgggagaaCAGggacccgcggaaagcctacgctctactaaaacagtatagcggcaaaatgaaaagatgttcccatgtcctcaacactgctaatggagtagctgtcggtgaagcaacccttccaatttggagggaacacttcaaaaccttgctgaaccggctagcaccgtcagctcctgaactcgaacacgttcatagaccgatatatgcggttaacgaggagccaccgactgAGTCGGAGATCCTGGTCTGTactcagaaaatgaagaatggaaaatctggtggagacgacgggattagcgcaaaaatgctaaaatatcttcctccgtctgggattcgtgagatgacaaagatcatccgttcaatatggataaacgaaaggatacctgattcgtggagacacgctatcataattcctctccacaagaagttatcagCAATggacccaaggaattatcgaggaatctctttgctgcgtgttatgtacaaggtattaaagcgcattatcctggaccgactcattaaacatcgcgaagaaacaacgcgcgacgagcaagctggctttcgtcctggccgatctacgattgaccaggtgttcatcgtcagaagAGTAATCGAAATCAGGCAGCG actcaacgcgcttcgcgccgatggagtaccaggaaagttcgttcgcatgcttgatgacatgaatcaacgaacaactgctgcagttcgaacaccagccggatgtacaacaccgtttgaagtggtaactggagtaagacaaggggcggtggtaggacccttcctgttcaaattcgccatcgacgacattatgcgaagaacagtcgaccagtgtcctgcccacattgtcttagcaccaccAGGGTGCctcttgactgacctcgaatACGCCGActatgttgttatattcgcgaaaagcagtacgaaacttcagcatgttgtcaaccttgtatcgaagctggctgcagcctatggactacgtctacgccctgataaatgcaagcagatgtggatctcttcgagacctcgaacgggaatcggggtggacggacaaccgatagaactcgtcgatgagctCTGTTACTTGGGCTGTAcgttgaagaacaacggcagctacgagagagatgttcagcaaagatgcgttaAGGctacttctgcatttaactccttaacgaaatgcctgtggtccaCCCCCATCAAAAACGAAGTCAAGcagcgagtctacctatccgcaattcgccccatcataatgtacggatcggagacttgggcagcaccatcaacagTTATGGaaaggcttgactgcacggtaGGAAAgttgcttagacggctacttggctacttttggcctaagGTAtaccacaatgaagatctttacgcagaaattgatgtggtataccggcggatgacacgtggaagacatcagCATCTTGCAccaccatcgaaagtggctagagtaaatcgtctttgcttctttggtcatatattaagggaCCGACAGATCGCCTtattcaacgagttctga
- a CDS encoding hypothetical protein (NECATOR_CHRV.G20005.T2), protein MNPSLKTSWMPSVVQLLGPHPDRVERHRSLPGIPLATWNGGVQLEGSQIVGTSSYVYLGRSMNMENDLKEELNRRMRAAWAAFTAVREATDQLTDQDLRAHLFDSTVLPALCYAAETWDIAS, encoded by the exons ATGAATCCCAGCCTCAAGACAAGCTGGATGCCGTCAGttgttcagctgcttggaccacatccagaccgtgtcgagcgGCATAGaagtttgccgggaataccgcttGCCACttgg AACGGAGGAGTACagcttgaaggctcccaaatcgtgggaacttcgtcatacgtatatctcggacgttctatgaacatggaaaacgacttgaaggaagaactgaatagaagaatgagagcagcatgggcagcattcacagccgtcagggaagctacagaccaactgacggaccaagatcttcgtgcccatctgttcgactcgacagtccttccagcgctctgttacgcagcggagacgtgggacATTGCTTCCTAG
- a CDS encoding hypothetical protein (NECATOR_CHRV.G20005.T1) translates to MNPSLKTSWMPSVVQLLGPHPDRVERHRSLPGIPLATWVRQGDTISLKLFTSLEPWFCERHRSLFEQYQ, encoded by the coding sequence ATGAATCCCAGCCTCAAGACAAGCTGGATGCCGTCAGttgttcagctgcttggaccacatccagaccgtgtcgagcgGCATAGaagtttgccgggaataccgcttGCCACttgggtacgacaaggcgatactatatcgctgAAGCTGTTCACTTCTCTCGAACCTTGGTTTTGCgaacgacatcgttctcttttcgagcagtaccaatga
- a CDS encoding hypothetical protein (NECATOR_CHRV.G20006.T1), producing the protein METVSDYICNARTVFKDVDLHALLGAAERIKFNVIALRETECRRSDVRQMNDGTLVITLVVTRRNVGGVGFFVHQSVVHLVDSHEILSPGLAILRLLPLQESKLDAFYEELEEVIHNEKSFYKFVVGDFNAKRRKATEEEYRIERFEVGDRDENDNRLAALLSASRLFHGNSLFMKKDHRWWTWESPNGATRAEIDHILANRRWCLLDVSVVPSFCSGSDHRLLRAKIRLNHTMEKNICYRQRRRKEVVYDDSVLEDSLSQGD; encoded by the coding sequence atggagactgtctcagactatATTTGCAATGCGAGAACAGTGTTCAAAGACgttgacctgcatgcccttctcggagctgcagagcgtatcaaatttaacgtgattgctctgcggGAGACcgagtgcagaaggagcgacgtgcgacagatgaatgacggtacactcgtcattacACTCGTCGTCACTCgtcgaaatgtaggcggtgttggtttttttgtgcaccaatctgtcgtccatcttgtcgattctcacgagatcctgtcacctggtctggccattcttcggcTCCTTCCTCTGCAAGAATCcaaattggacgcgttttacgaggagctggaggaagtaattcacaacgagaagtccttctacaaattcgttgtcggagacttcaacgcaaaacgaagaaaggccacagaagaggaatacaggatagAAAGATTTGAAGTAGGAGACCGGGATGAAAATGACAATCGTCTCGCCGCGCTGTTGTCCGCctctcgcctctttcatgggaactctcttttcatgaaaaaagatcatcgttggtggacatgggaatcgcccaatggcgcgactcgtgcggagatcgaccacatactcgccaaccggaggtggtgtctacttgacgtctcagtagtaccatccttttgtagtggttctgatcaccgtctccttcgtgcgaaaatacgacttaaccacacgatggaaaagaacatctgctatcggcaacgaaggagaaaagaagtcgtctacgacgatagcgtactcgaggactccctgtcccaaggtgactga